One Longimicrobiaceae bacterium genomic window carries:
- a CDS encoding transposase, translating to MANLWGVKYLVGRRILERVVFDPYFSILDSMPVPICRFSRAKRSRLFAGQASYGKDSLQPGTYYSFRLHVRICWPGVITGFELSAANGADVTAAADLLEQVRGWALGDQAYASKELK from the coding sequence ATGGCCAACCTCTGGGGGGTGAAGTACCTCGTGGGGCGGCGCATACTGGAGCGGGTGGTTTTTGATCCCTACTTCTCGATCCTCGACAGCATGCCCGTGCCGATCTGCCGGTTCTCTCGGGCCAAGCGCAGCCGCCTCTTTGCAGGTCAGGCCAGCTATGGAAAGGACTCACTCCAGCCGGGCACCTACTACAGCTTCCGCCTGCACGTGAGGATCTGCTGGCCCGGGGTAATCACCGGCTTCGAGTTGAGCGCAGCCAACGGGGCGGATGTCACTGCGGCGGCCGACCTCCTGGAGCAGGTGCGCGGCTGGGCGCTGGGGGATCAGGCCTACGCGAGCAAGGAGCTCAAGTAG